A genome region from Hypnocyclicus thermotrophus includes the following:
- a CDS encoding type III pantothenate kinase: MLIGFDIGNTHIVTGIYTKNAKQLTSFRIATNANLTEDQYFSYLKTLSDFKHIDLKKINSVVISSVVPNLTNIFKFLSIKYFDTKPLVINSKIKLPFTFSNKIESPSAMGADRIVDISEAMFKYPDKNEIIIIDFGTATTFEIVKNNTYLGGCILPGVNMSIDALFSKTSKLPKVRFEKPETVLGRNTIEHINTGIYYGAIGQIKELITQYKAHLDSPYIISTGGVGKIISHEIDEIDEYIETLAVDGLYSLYQYNKKI; encoded by the coding sequence ATGTTAATTGGATTTGATATAGGAAATACACATATTGTAACAGGAATATATACTAAAAATGCTAAACAACTTACTTCATTTAGAATAGCGACTAACGCTAATTTAACTGAAGATCAATATTTTTCATATTTAAAAACATTATCTGATTTTAAACATATAGATTTAAAAAAAATAAATAGTGTTGTAATCTCATCTGTTGTACCTAATTTAACTAATATTTTTAAATTTTTAAGTATAAAATATTTTGATACAAAACCTCTAGTTATTAATTCTAAAATTAAATTACCTTTTACTTTTTCAAATAAAATAGAATCACCTAGTGCAATGGGTGCTGATAGAATTGTGGATATATCAGAAGCGATGTTTAAATATCCTGATAAAAACGAAATAATAATTATAGATTTTGGAACAGCTACAACTTTTGAAATTGTTAAAAACAATACTTATTTAGGTGGATGTATTTTACCTGGAGTAAATATGTCTATTGATGCTTTATTTTCAAAAACTTCAAAATTACCAAAAGTAAGATTTGAAAAACCTGAAACAGTACTCGGAAGAAATACAATAGAACATATTAATACTGGTATATATTATGGCGCTATTGGACAAATAAAAGAATTGATTACTCAATATAAAGCACATCTAGACTCTCCATATATAATAAGTACCGGTGGTGTTGGTAAAATTATTAGTCATGAAATAGATGAAATAGATGAATATATTGAAACTTTAGCAGTTGATGGTTTATATTCTCTATATCAATATAATAAAAAAATCTAG